One Coprothermobacter sp. genomic window carries:
- the maf gene encoding septum formation protein Maf, with protein sequence MAVYLWSSGEKKRTNDIDSFCDCGGHPWIRAGRSTGRVLPLHAGGSPFWRSRIHPPAWFHGAATGLHAQHEPGDCGACTAVSLLLDAHMNLYLASSSPRRAHMLADWGIPFLVVETDTDEVMLDAAPEDSAAQNALAKARSGSGRVDAGLVVGADTVVACEGRILGKPLDEAQARDMLALLEGREHRVITAMAAVLMPERAEAARISMARVFMRRLSEHERQAYLSNPEYRDKAGAYAIQGLAASFIERTDGPMDTIIGFTMSDFYALCTELHVDVRR encoded by the coding sequence ATGGCAGTGTACCTCTGGAGCAGCGGTGAGAAGAAAAGAACGAACGATATCGATAGCTTTTGTGATTGTGGGGGCCATCCTTGGATCCGTGCTGGGCGAAGTACTGGGCGCGTACTACCCCTTCATGCGGGCGGGTCTCCATTTTGGCGTTCCCGAATTCACCCTCCAGCTTGGTTTCATGGAGCTGCGACTGGGCTTCACGCTCAACATGAACCTGGGGACTGCGGGGCTTGCACTGCTGTTTCTCTTCTTCTCGACGCTCATATGAACCTCTATCTGGCTTCGAGTTCGCCACGCAGAGCTCACATGCTCGCCGACTGGGGTATACCGTTTCTGGTCGTGGAGACTGACACGGACGAAGTCATGCTGGACGCCGCACCCGAGGACTCTGCAGCACAAAACGCACTGGCAAAGGCAAGATCCGGAAGTGGTCGTGTGGACGCTGGGCTAGTCGTTGGCGCCGACACTGTCGTCGCCTGTGAAGGCCGCATCCTGGGAAAGCCGCTCGATGAAGCTCAAGCTCGCGATATGCTCGCGTTGCTCGAAGGGCGCGAACACCGCGTTATTACTGCCATGGCAGCTGTGCTCATGCCCGAAAGGGCGGAAGCTGCCAGAATATCCATGGCGCGCGTGTTCATGAGACGCCTGAGCGAGCATGAGCGACAGGCTTACCTGAGCAACCCCGAATATCGGGACAAGGCCGGTGCGTACGCCATCCAGGGACTGGCCGCAAGTTTCATTGAACGAACTGACGGGCCGATGGACACGATCATCGGTTTCACGATGAGTGATTTCTACGCGCTGTGTACTGAGCTGCATGTTGATGTGAGGAGGTAA
- a CDS encoding rod shape-determining protein RodA — translation MKPHRLPLVFITSVVLLIGFGLATFYAASLAERYTLGHFGSFYSYFLKTLLLLGLSVAIAVMLQFVNYRVFRFLTIPVYVIQTGLLVAVLFVGRGMYGSRRWIPVIGSFGLQPSEIQKLVIILVVAFILTLPEKKLNTGLKILLVVAAVVPSVLLVMKQPDLGSASLLLGISVVMLAHFRLTGRQLLVLGLVLALAAGGVWLSLRPYQRTRIETFLNPQADPLGDGYNVIQSIVATGSGGIWGRGIKGSTQAPLSFVPVQYADFVFSLVGELFGFAGSALLVLLFVMLLWSTFLIVRSLTDDFARYIVIGIGAMWFLQAAVNMGMTIGLSPVTGIPLPFISYGGSSLLTQVAAASIVVSVYRTRDELRF, via the coding sequence GTGAAGCCCCATCGCCTTCCGCTCGTCTTCATCACAAGCGTCGTGCTCCTCATCGGGTTCGGCTTGGCGACGTTCTATGCCGCAAGCCTTGCAGAGCGGTACACGCTTGGGCACTTCGGCAGTTTCTACTCCTATTTTCTGAAGACGCTCCTGCTGCTTGGCCTCAGTGTGGCCATTGCAGTCATGCTGCAATTCGTGAACTACCGGGTTTTCCGGTTTCTCACGATCCCGGTTTACGTCATTCAGACAGGGCTGCTGGTGGCAGTGCTGTTCGTCGGGCGCGGCATGTACGGTTCACGGCGCTGGATCCCTGTCATTGGGTCATTTGGCCTTCAGCCGAGTGAGATACAGAAGCTGGTCATCATCCTTGTCGTCGCGTTCATCCTGACGCTCCCCGAGAAGAAGCTCAACACGGGCCTGAAAATTCTCCTTGTCGTGGCCGCTGTCGTGCCATCCGTTCTTCTGGTCATGAAGCAACCGGACCTGGGATCCGCGAGCCTCCTGCTCGGGATCTCTGTCGTCATGCTGGCTCATTTCCGGCTCACCGGCCGCCAGCTGCTGGTTCTGGGACTGGTCCTGGCACTTGCAGCAGGCGGTGTGTGGCTCAGCCTCAGGCCATATCAGCGTACACGCATCGAGACCTTCCTGAATCCACAGGCAGACCCGCTCGGTGATGGCTACAACGTCATCCAGTCGATCGTAGCCACCGGATCAGGCGGCATCTGGGGTCGTGGCATCAAAGGAAGCACCCAGGCGCCTCTTTCGTTTGTGCCTGTCCAGTATGCCGACTTCGTCTTCTCTCTCGTCGGAGAGCTGTTTGGGTTTGCCGGCAGTGCGCTGCTCGTTCTTCTCTTCGTCATGCTCCTCTGGTCAACGTTTCTCATTGTTCGATCGCTGACCGATGATTTCGCTCGCTACATCGTCATAGGCATAGGAGCCATGTGGTTTCTGCAAGCTGCCGTGAACATGGGCATGACCATCGGGCTGTCGCCCGTCACCGGCATCCCACTGCCGTTTATCAGCTATGGCGGATCCTCCCTGCTCACGCAGGTTGCGGCCGCCTCGATCGTCGTGAGCGTCTACCGCACCCGCGACGAACTGAGGTTCTAG
- the mrdA gene encoding penicillin-binding protein 2 — MRSWQSFSPSSPEAVLLPVSWPSSGISSRQPSRGSRGPATSSGVRHSSRVMDKLQQYRQTRRFLAVTVVFTLILLGIIARLYFLQVVKGTYYAGVAEDNRLRIISTAGPRGEIRDRNGIVLATDVPSFDIVVTTYDLENADQELGIVAQLTGTKLQTLKGIVKEAGVGPFTPITVARNVSKPVALKLAEQEPDLPGIQLVMSTRRSYPQGTLAAHVLGYTGEIGETELEKLRADGYVMKDTIGKEGVELQYESLLRGQKSQKLIEVDAGGKAVKTLQEKPAAPGKSIILTIDARLQKTCEELLGSNQGAAIMMDPRNGDLLALASAPTFDPNKFISGISTEDWKAWSVKGSLFNRAIAGSFPPASTFKVVTGTAGLETHTITDRTIIYCGGGLAVGGRLFKCWIWPGGHGNEDIYRAYADSCDSYFFTVARLVGIETLATYARRFGIDKPTGIDLPGERTGFYPTPEWKLDRYNEPWYEGDTMNMGIGQGYMLETPIRNISIFSSIAMNGTLWRPHFLKASVDPITKAETLTTPVVQDTLGISVATLATVKKGLNLVSKTGGMTRIQVGGIEVCAKTGTAETGTLNLYHTWLVAFAPMDNPQVAVLLMFENSPYERSTSMAPLVHRMLQQYFDLYGGENVSN, encoded by the coding sequence ATGCGGTCGTGGCAATCCTTCTCGCCCTCTTCGCCAGAGGCAGTGCTGCTCCCGGTCTCGTGGCCCTCTTCTGGTATTTCGTCGCGGCAGCCGTCACGGGGCTCGCGGGGTCCCGCTACCTCCTCAGGCGTTCGCCACTCGAGCAGAGTCATGGATAAGCTACAACAGTACCGGCAAACTCGGCGATTCCTTGCGGTTACCGTTGTCTTCACGCTGATCTTGCTGGGTATCATCGCCCGCCTCTACTTTCTGCAGGTCGTCAAGGGCACCTACTATGCAGGAGTCGCGGAAGACAACCGTCTTCGCATCATCAGTACGGCAGGCCCACGGGGCGAAATCCGCGACAGGAACGGGATCGTTCTCGCAACCGACGTCCCCTCGTTCGACATCGTCGTGACAACCTACGACCTCGAGAACGCTGACCAGGAGTTGGGCATCGTAGCCCAATTGACAGGCACGAAGCTTCAGACTCTCAAGGGCATCGTGAAAGAGGCCGGCGTCGGGCCGTTCACGCCCATCACCGTCGCTCGCAACGTCAGCAAACCCGTTGCATTGAAGCTTGCGGAACAGGAACCAGACCTGCCTGGCATCCAGCTCGTCATGTCGACCAGGAGATCATATCCCCAGGGAACATTGGCGGCACATGTCCTCGGATATACCGGTGAAATAGGCGAAACTGAACTCGAAAAGCTGCGAGCTGACGGCTATGTCATGAAGGACACGATCGGCAAGGAAGGCGTCGAGCTGCAATACGAGTCACTGCTGCGCGGCCAGAAGAGTCAAAAACTCATCGAAGTGGATGCCGGCGGCAAAGCCGTGAAAACGCTGCAGGAGAAGCCCGCTGCACCTGGAAAGAGTATCATCCTGACCATCGATGCCCGTCTGCAGAAGACGTGCGAAGAGCTTCTTGGTAGCAACCAGGGTGCCGCGATCATGATGGACCCACGCAACGGAGACCTCCTCGCATTGGCAAGCGCGCCCACGTTCGACCCGAACAAGTTCATCTCCGGGATCTCCACCGAAGACTGGAAGGCGTGGTCCGTCAAAGGGTCTCTGTTCAACCGGGCCATTGCAGGTTCATTCCCCCCGGCGAGCACGTTCAAGGTCGTCACCGGAACGGCGGGGCTGGAAACGCACACCATTACGGACCGAACCATCATTTACTGTGGTGGAGGGCTGGCGGTCGGAGGACGGCTGTTCAAGTGCTGGATCTGGCCAGGTGGCCATGGCAACGAAGATATCTACAGGGCCTATGCCGACTCCTGCGACAGCTACTTCTTCACCGTTGCCCGCCTGGTTGGTATCGAGACACTGGCCACCTACGCGCGCAGATTTGGCATCGACAAGCCCACCGGCATCGATCTTCCTGGCGAGAGGACCGGTTTCTACCCGACACCAGAGTGGAAGCTCGACAGGTACAACGAACCATGGTACGAAGGAGATACGATGAACATGGGCATCGGCCAGGGATACATGCTGGAAACGCCTATCCGCAACATCTCCATCTTCAGTTCGATCGCGATGAACGGGACTCTTTGGCGCCCTCACTTCCTGAAGGCTTCGGTCGACCCCATCACCAAAGCGGAGACGCTGACGACACCTGTCGTTCAGGACACACTCGGCATAAGCGTGGCCACGCTGGCGACCGTGAAGAAAGGCCTCAATCTCGTTTCGAAGACTGGCGGAATGACACGCATTCAAGTCGGGGGCATCGAGGTCTGCGCAAAAACCGGTACGGCCGAAACCGGTACGCTGAATCTGTACCATACATGGCTGGTAGCATTCGCACCGATGGACAATCCCCAGGTAGCGGTCCTTCTCATGTTCGAGAACTCGCCCTACGAGCGCAGTACCAGTATGGCTCCACTCGTTCACCGCATGTTGCAGCAGTACTTTGATCTGTACGGAGGGGAAAATGTCAGCAACTAG
- a CDS encoding rod shape-determining protein (functions in MreBCD complex in some organisms), giving the protein MAFFSRDLAIDLGTANTVVYVKNKGVVIREPTIVATDAKTGTVLAVGNDAKKMAGRTPQSITVTRPLRDGVIADFTVTEKLLEYFIRKASGTGLFARPRVLVGIPSGITQVEMKAVIDAALNAGAREAKLIQEPMAAAIGADLPVADARGVMIVDVGGGTAEVAVISMKGIVTSRSLRIAGDEMTEAIATHIRRRYNLLIGDVTAEEVKLAIGSAYPLESEKTYEVRGRDLINGLPKSVEVTSEEIRDALKEPLEQILATIKSALELTPPELSADIIDSGIMLSGGGALIMGFDKFISTRTGILVTIAEDPLQCVAKGAGKVLENYDLLHEVLI; this is encoded by the coding sequence GTGGCATTTTTCTCTAGAGACCTGGCAATAGACCTTGGTACTGCAAACACGGTTGTATATGTCAAGAACAAAGGTGTCGTCATCCGCGAGCCTACCATCGTGGCGACCGATGCCAAGACCGGGACTGTGCTTGCCGTTGGCAACGACGCCAAGAAGATGGCGGGGCGCACGCCCCAGTCGATTACCGTGACACGTCCTCTGAGGGACGGTGTCATCGCAGACTTCACGGTAACAGAGAAGCTTCTTGAATACTTCATCCGAAAAGCCTCCGGAACAGGTCTCTTTGCCCGTCCACGTGTGCTTGTCGGCATCCCGTCCGGTATCACCCAAGTTGAGATGAAGGCGGTCATTGACGCAGCCCTCAACGCTGGTGCGCGAGAGGCAAAGCTTATCCAGGAACCCATGGCAGCCGCCATCGGCGCCGACCTCCCCGTCGCTGACGCCCGCGGAGTCATGATCGTCGATGTCGGCGGCGGTACCGCCGAGGTGGCGGTCATCTCGATGAAGGGTATCGTCACATCGCGATCACTGCGCATTGCAGGCGACGAGATGACAGAAGCCATCGCAACGCATATCCGCCGCCGCTACAACCTGCTCATCGGAGATGTGACGGCCGAGGAAGTCAAACTCGCCATTGGTTCGGCATATCCGCTCGAAAGCGAGAAGACCTATGAAGTACGGGGCAGAGACCTGATCAATGGCCTGCCAAAGTCGGTCGAAGTCACGAGCGAGGAGATTCGCGACGCACTCAAGGAACCTTTGGAGCAGATTCTCGCGACGATCAAGTCGGCACTCGAGCTGACCCCGCCCGAACTCTCGGCGGACATCATCGATAGCGGCATCATGCTGTCGGGCGGTGGCGCGCTGATCATGGGCTTTGACAAGTTCATCTCCACCCGTACGGGCATTCTCGTCACCATCGCAGAGGATCCGTTGCAGTGTGTCGCCAAGGGCGCAGGCAAGGTCCTCGAAAACTACGATTTGCTGCACGAGGTTCTGATATAG
- a CDS encoding arginine--tRNA ligase, whose translation MLNLRETIDRQVSLALGDLLSAEEAPLALCSLSRPGFLDYTLSLPMKLAKTRHKAPVAIAEALQPAVAGMACAGLAEAVAPGYINIQLSDSFVAGQLSSMLGTDPAMLLQKAGNGQKIEVEFVSANPTGPLHVGNGRGAALGSVLATLLETQGYDVDREYYVNDYGSKMKLFTESIAHYLFPMMGLEHAMPDEGYHGAYVPDLAQAIYDRQGSELRSMLEEQRLAAIEEDGKTLVLASIRQALEEMGVSFDTWFSERYLIENGWNDRVLQQFRDRGVVYEKDDAVWLRSTDFGDDKDRVLVRRDGEPTYTLTDAAYHFNKFHRGYIKSIDVFGADHIGHIVPMQALMKSLGLPDDFLEVIIYQIVHFLRGRQRVVLSKQTGEIIELADLVREVGKDQARVFFLLSSADSELEFDLEVAKENSLDNPAYYLKYTYARLCSVERQARGIGAVVPSVASQVDVSRLKTSEDRELVKCLLKAQDEVDDAARTRQPHRILYLASELAKSVNAFYQKEKVIQEDAGLAQARMLLVLVSQRLLQAYAHVLGVTLPESM comes from the coding sequence CCTCCTCTCTGCGGAGGAGGCCCCTCTTGCGCTCTGCTCGCTGTCCCGCCCCGGTTTTCTGGACTACACGCTTTCGCTTCCCATGAAACTGGCCAAGACGCGGCACAAGGCACCCGTTGCCATAGCAGAGGCACTGCAGCCTGCTGTCGCAGGCATGGCCTGCGCAGGACTCGCGGAGGCAGTCGCCCCCGGCTACATCAATATTCAGCTTTCGGATTCGTTTGTGGCCGGTCAACTGAGTTCCATGCTTGGTACAGATCCCGCCATGCTGCTCCAGAAGGCGGGGAACGGCCAGAAGATCGAGGTGGAGTTCGTGAGTGCCAACCCGACAGGACCCCTGCACGTGGGCAACGGCCGTGGAGCAGCGCTCGGATCGGTGCTCGCCACCCTTCTGGAGACCCAGGGATATGATGTGGATCGCGAGTACTACGTCAACGACTATGGGTCGAAGATGAAGCTCTTCACGGAGTCGATAGCGCACTACCTCTTTCCGATGATGGGGCTGGAGCATGCCATGCCTGATGAAGGGTACCATGGGGCATATGTGCCGGACCTGGCCCAGGCCATTTATGATCGACAAGGGTCGGAGCTGCGTTCTATGCTTGAAGAACAGCGCCTTGCTGCCATAGAAGAGGACGGGAAGACCCTTGTGCTGGCATCGATTCGCCAGGCACTTGAAGAAATGGGAGTCTCGTTCGACACCTGGTTCTCGGAACGGTATCTCATCGAGAACGGATGGAATGATCGCGTTCTTCAGCAGTTCCGGGATCGAGGTGTCGTCTATGAGAAGGACGATGCCGTCTGGCTGCGCTCGACCGATTTCGGCGACGACAAGGACAGGGTGCTTGTACGGCGTGATGGAGAGCCGACTTACACACTCACTGACGCGGCCTACCACTTCAACAAGTTCCATCGCGGGTATATCAAGAGCATTGATGTCTTTGGCGCGGATCATATCGGGCATATCGTCCCCATGCAGGCCCTCATGAAGAGTCTCGGACTGCCCGATGACTTCCTGGAGGTCATCATCTACCAGATCGTGCACTTCCTGCGCGGTAGGCAGCGTGTCGTCCTCTCCAAACAGACAGGCGAGATCATCGAGCTGGCCGACCTCGTACGTGAGGTGGGCAAGGACCAGGCGCGCGTTTTCTTCCTCCTTTCGTCGGCCGACTCTGAGCTGGAGTTCGACCTTGAGGTTGCCAAGGAGAACTCACTCGACAACCCGGCATACTATCTCAAATACACCTATGCCAGGCTTTGCAGCGTGGAGCGTCAGGCACGTGGTATCGGAGCTGTCGTCCCTTCCGTGGCAAGCCAGGTTGACGTTTCGCGGCTGAAGACTTCTGAGGACCGTGAATTGGTGAAGTGCCTGCTGAAAGCGCAGGATGAGGTCGATGATGCCGCAAGGACGAGACAACCCCATCGGATCCTGTATCTCGCAAGTGAGCTTGCCAAGTCGGTCAACGCATTCTATCAAAAAGAAAAGGTCATCCAGGAAGACGCAGGCCTGGCACAGGCCCGCATGCTGCTCGTGCTGGTCTCACAGCGTCTCCTGCAGGCGTATGCCCACGTTCTGGGCGTCACTCTCCCCGAATCAATGTAA
- a CDS encoding B12-binding domain-containing radical SAM protein yields the protein MDMHSLERFEGPSRYAGNELNAVHKDWEGRFRVALSYPDLYEVGMSSHGIQILYHFLNAIDSVVVERAFAPFHDLEAWLREHEVPLFSLESRQPLGSFDVIAFSLGTELVYTNLLNMLDLAGLPVRSEDRTEWPIVIAGGSCTFNPEPMSDFVDAFCIGDGEDLLPEIVRNLAASRATGASRHDALETLARGVEGVYVPSLYKTRSALGGAPYVVAEPILSGVPATVRKRVVESLDDAFAPVSPIVPYRELVHDRGVIELFRGCVRGCRFCEAGISYRPTRERSLASIQKQLEQLVANTGYEEVGLLSLSSTDYSDLPGLVRLVRVYREEHKVAISFPSLRMDNFPGYLADEIKQTREGSLTFAIEAGSQRLRDVINKNITEESIFETLRTVFGKGWHLVKFYFMFGLPTETEQDLDAMVDLVSRITTFGKGFRRDIAINLSINPFVPRPDTPFQWCAQNTPEVYDAKIDHLRKGFRAFKGKLHIDFGDPRIAFLEGFLSRGDRRVGQVIETAWKNGATFDAWRESFRFDVWRQAIAASGLDPADFLYRSIPLQSELPWQIIDAGVSTDFLREDYLSAEKGERLPTCRDTGCHACGIQEYLNPCPTSALMSVKNP from the coding sequence ATGGATATGCACTCTCTCGAACGCTTCGAAGGCCCGTCTCGATATGCAGGAAATGAGCTCAATGCCGTCCACAAGGACTGGGAGGGTCGCTTTCGGGTCGCGCTCAGCTACCCGGACCTCTACGAGGTCGGCATGTCGTCTCACGGCATCCAGATCCTCTATCACTTTCTCAACGCCATCGACAGTGTCGTCGTGGAACGCGCGTTCGCCCCGTTCCACGATCTGGAGGCCTGGCTCAGAGAGCACGAGGTTCCCTTGTTCTCTCTCGAAAGCCGCCAGCCGCTGGGCTCGTTCGATGTCATTGCCTTCAGCCTCGGTACGGAACTCGTCTATACGAACCTGCTCAACATGCTTGACCTGGCCGGGCTCCCCGTACGGTCGGAGGATCGAACCGAGTGGCCGATCGTCATTGCCGGCGGCAGCTGCACGTTCAACCCCGAACCCATGTCCGACTTCGTGGACGCATTCTGTATCGGCGATGGCGAAGACCTCCTGCCGGAAATCGTGCGGAATCTTGCAGCGTCGCGCGCAACCGGAGCAAGCCGTCACGATGCGCTGGAAACACTGGCGCGCGGCGTCGAGGGTGTCTATGTCCCATCCCTGTACAAAACACGCTCTGCCCTTGGCGGTGCGCCATACGTTGTCGCCGAACCCATCTTATCGGGAGTCCCGGCGACCGTGCGCAAGCGCGTTGTCGAGAGCCTCGACGACGCATTTGCTCCGGTCAGCCCTATTGTCCCGTATCGTGAGCTCGTCCATGACCGGGGCGTCATCGAACTGTTCCGTGGATGTGTGCGAGGCTGTCGCTTCTGCGAAGCCGGCATCTCCTATCGCCCCACCCGGGAGCGATCACTGGCATCCATCCAGAAGCAGCTTGAGCAGCTCGTCGCCAACACCGGCTACGAAGAAGTTGGATTGCTGTCTCTGAGCAGCACGGACTACAGTGATCTGCCGGGGCTGGTCAGACTCGTGCGCGTGTACAGAGAAGAGCACAAGGTGGCCATTTCGTTCCCGTCACTCCGTATGGACAACTTCCCCGGCTATCTCGCAGACGAGATCAAGCAGACACGCGAAGGTTCGTTGACGTTTGCCATCGAAGCTGGCAGCCAGCGCCTCCGCGACGTCATCAACAAGAACATCACGGAAGAATCGATCTTTGAAACGCTGCGGACCGTCTTTGGCAAGGGCTGGCATCTCGTCAAGTTCTACTTCATGTTCGGCCTTCCGACTGAGACGGAGCAGGACCTCGATGCCATGGTTGACCTGGTGAGCCGCATCACCACGTTTGGCAAAGGTTTCCGCAGGGACATCGCCATCAATCTCAGCATCAACCCGTTCGTGCCTCGCCCTGATACGCCGTTTCAATGGTGTGCCCAGAATACGCCTGAGGTGTACGATGCCAAGATCGATCACCTCCGCAAAGGCTTCAGAGCCTTCAAGGGCAAGCTCCATATCGATTTTGGCGATCCGCGCATCGCCTTCCTCGAGGGATTTCTCAGCCGGGGCGACCGCAGAGTCGGTCAGGTCATCGAGACAGCCTGGAAGAACGGGGCGACATTCGACGCCTGGCGCGAGTCTTTCAGGTTTGATGTGTGGCGGCAGGCCATTGCCGCCTCAGGCCTCGACCCCGCTGACTTCCTGTATCGCAGTATTCCTCTGCAGAGTGAACTACCCTGGCAAATCATCGATGCCGGGGTTTCGACAGACTTCCTCCGGGAGGACTACCTGTCGGCAGAGAAGGGCGAGCGTCTCCCGACGTGCCGTGACACAGGTTGCCATGCATGCGGCATCCAGGAGTATCTGAATCCCTGCCCCACCTCAGCGCTCATGAGCGTCAAAAACCCTTGA
- the rbfA gene encoding 30S ribosome-binding factor RbfA — protein sequence MKNIRRLRLEAFIRRSVEGQLIMMDDPDLRLLTVTHIELSNDTRLAKVYVSSLSNDESHQKALMAALSRASGKFQQRLATDVSMRFTPLLSFHFDQGFVKGTQVVELLTELEKNEKKDPADS from the coding sequence ATGAAGAATATCCGTAGACTGCGGCTTGAAGCGTTCATACGTCGTAGCGTCGAGGGTCAGCTGATCATGATGGACGACCCCGACCTGCGACTCTTGACGGTGACTCACATCGAGCTGTCGAACGATACGCGCTTGGCGAAGGTTTACGTTTCGAGTCTGTCGAATGACGAGAGTCATCAGAAGGCCCTCATGGCAGCCCTGTCCAGGGCCTCGGGCAAGTTTCAGCAGAGGCTGGCGACGGATGTCTCGATGCGTTTCACCCCCCTTCTTTCGTTCCATTTCGATCAAGGGTTCGTGAAGGGGACTCAGGTTGTCGAACTGCTCACTGAGCTCGAGAAGAACGAGAAGAAGGATCCCGCGGATTCATGA